A window of the Opitutaceae bacterium genome harbors these coding sequences:
- a CDS encoding glycosyltransferase family 4 protein, with protein MIAPSNKPSVFVITHEFHPMRGGIATYVEEMARASVGLGYNVEVWAPESSMADDSRFPFEVLRVRLRGTQNLSCQMRMARQMIRERRRLRTGIVYLPEPGPVLAMTYLHYFKAFKPARMIITFHGTEIIRFASRPTARLLVRQLIKRADLVTTPSLYTNELLRSHFPVSRSKTRLTPCALRSDFHETPRVSKPVSDKVVILTVGRLHPRKGQLHILDALEHLPEELRGRVEYWVIGRGSKGNYEARLREAAHRSSIPVTFLGMIDNDDLEMFYQRADIFALTSINHQKSVEGFGQVYLEASAFGLPVVAHDVGGVSEAVADGRTGILVKPRDREGLTLAFARLISDPGLRRRMGENGRIWARLRSWDDSARLLFEPVEATAEISQT; from the coding sequence ATGATTGCGCCATCAAATAAGCCATCTGTTTTCGTCATCACACACGAGTTTCACCCGATGCGTGGCGGAATCGCCACCTACGTCGAGGAGATGGCTCGTGCCTCCGTCGGCCTCGGCTACAACGTCGAGGTCTGGGCGCCGGAGTCGTCCATGGCCGATGACAGCAGGTTTCCTTTCGAAGTCCTGCGGGTCCGCCTTCGGGGCACCCAGAACCTTTCGTGCCAGATGAGGATGGCCCGGCAGATGATCCGCGAACGGCGCCGACTGCGCACCGGGATCGTCTACCTTCCGGAACCGGGTCCGGTCCTCGCCATGACCTATCTGCATTATTTCAAGGCGTTCAAACCGGCGCGGATGATCATCACCTTCCACGGAACGGAGATAATCCGCTTCGCCTCCCGTCCGACCGCGCGACTCCTCGTGCGGCAGCTCATCAAGCGGGCGGACCTCGTGACCACCCCTTCCCTCTACACGAACGAACTCCTGCGCAGCCACTTCCCCGTCTCCCGCAGCAAGACCCGACTGACCCCCTGCGCCCTGCGTTCGGATTTCCACGAAACCCCGCGCGTGAGCAAACCCGTTTCGGACAAGGTTGTCATCCTGACTGTGGGCCGCCTGCATCCGCGAAAAGGGCAACTCCATATCCTTGATGCCCTTGAACACCTTCCGGAAGAACTGCGGGGACGGGTCGAATACTGGGTGATTGGACGGGGATCCAAGGGTAACTATGAGGCCCGCCTTCGCGAAGCCGCGCACCGGTCAAGCATTCCCGTGACCTTCCTCGGGATGATCGACAACGACGACCTTGAGATGTTCTACCAGCGGGCGGACATCTTTGCCCTGACCAGCATCAATCACCAGAAAAGCGTCGAAGGTTTCGGCCAGGTCTACCTGGAAGCATCGGCCTTCGGACTGCCGGTCGTCGCCCATGACGTCGGCGGTGTCTCCGAAGCCGTCGCCGATGGCAGGACCGGCATCCTCGTCAAGCCCCGCGACCGCGAGGGACTGACCCTGGCCTTTGCCCGATTGATCAGCGACCCGGGTCTGCGCCGCCGGATGGGCGAAAACGGTCGCATCTGGGCCCGCCTGCGGTCCTGGGACGACTCCGCCCGTCTGCTCTTCGAACCAGTCGAAGCAACCGCGGAA